One bacterium genomic window carries:
- the infC gene encoding translation initiation factor IF-3, with amino-acid sequence MKGLRINRQIRAREVRVIDTDGQQIGIIPLYKALDLAMEKDLDLVEIVPDSTVPVCKIMDYGKYRYEQRKKEREKKKKQKIILVKEIKLRPHIERHDYEVKLRHISKFLQDGDKVKIIMGFRGREMEHSELGRKILDRLVEDLKEIGIVEVMPKLEGKQMIMILAPDKKHK; translated from the coding sequence ATTAAGGGACTTAGAATAAATAGGCAAATTCGAGCAAGAGAAGTTCGAGTGATAGATACAGATGGACAACAGATAGGAATTATCCCTTTATATAAAGCATTAGACTTAGCTATGGAGAAAGATTTAGATTTAGTCGAGATAGTTCCTGATTCAACGGTGCCTGTCTGTAAAATTATGGATTATGGTAAATATCGATACGAACAAAGAAAAAAAGAACGGGAGAAAAAGAAAAAGCAAAAGATTATTTTAGTAAAAGAGATAAAACTTCGACCTCACATTGAAAGGCATGATTATGAAGTCAAACTTAGACATATTTCCAAATTCCTACAGGACGGAGATAAGGTTAAAATAATAATGGGATTTCGAGGACGAGAAATGGAACACTCAGAGTTGGGGAGGAAAATACTCGATAGACTTGTAGAGGATTTGAAAGAAATAGGAATAGTCGAGGTGATGCCAAAATTAGAAGGCAAACAAATGATAATGATTTTAGCCCCAGATAAAAAACATAAGTGA
- the rpmI gene encoding 50S ribosomal protein L35 — MPKIKTNRGAAKRFFKVTATGKIKREKANAGHLFTCKTRDRKRNLRSAGFVSRRDRQNIRKLIPYK, encoded by the coding sequence ATGCCTAAGATAAAGACTAACAGAGGAGCCGCAAAAAGATTTTTTAAAGTTACGGCTACTGGCAAAATAAAGCGTGAAAAGGCTAATGCCGGACATCTATTTACCTGTAAAACCAGGGATAGAAAACGCAATTTGCGTAGCGCAGGATTTGTTAGCCGTAGAGATAGACAGAATATCCGCAAACTTATTCCGTATAAATAA
- the rplT gene encoding 50S ribosomal protein L20: protein MPRAATNVATRRRKNKIRKLTKGYWGARHRWYKLAKEAVIRAGVYAYRDRKARKREFRQLWIIRINAAVREYGLSYSKFINGLKKANAQLDRKMLSDLAVNDKNAFAKLVQLAQKNL, encoded by the coding sequence ATGCCAAGAGCCGCAACGAATGTTGCTACAAGAAGAAGAAAAAACAAAATAAGGAAATTAACCAAAGGTTACTGGGGTGCACGACATCGCTGGTATAAATTAGCTAAAGAGGCTGTTATTCGTGCCGGAGTCTATGCTTATCGAGACCGCAAAGCCCGAAAAAGGGAATTTAGGCAATTATGGATTATTCGAATAAACGCCGCCGTAAGAGAATATGGACTCTCTTACAGTAAATTTATTAATGGGTTAAAAAAGGCAAATGCACAGTTAGACCGTAAAATGCTATCAGATTTAGCGGTTAATGATAAAAATGCCTTTGCTAAATTAGTTCAATTAGCTCAAAAAAACCTGTAG
- a CDS encoding four helix bundle protein, translating into MAKGDDIQERLINFAVMIIELCSALPNTQVGKHIAGQLLRCGTSPAPNYGEARGAESKNDFVHKLGIVLKELNESGIWLEIIKRSNLLPINQLLSVVKECDELSKIISSSIRTIGKKS; encoded by the coding sequence GTGGCAAAAGGGGATGATATTCAGGAACGATTGATTAATTTTGCAGTCATGATTATAGAATTATGCTCTGCATTACCAAATACTCAGGTTGGGAAACACATTGCGGGGCAATTACTTCGATGTGGTACTTCTCCTGCACCGAATTATGGTGAAGCACGAGGAGCGGAAAGTAAAAATGATTTTGTTCACAAGTTGGGGATTGTTTTGAAAGAATTAAATGAATCTGGAATTTGGTTGGAGATTATAAAACGAAGCAATTTGTTACCCATTAATCAACTATTGAGCGTGGTTAAAGAATGTGATGAGCTCTCAAAAATCATCAGTTCCAGCATACGGACGATAGGAAAAAAATCGTGA
- the thrS gene encoding threonine--tRNA ligase: GKELKIFDIYDEVGPGLIYYHPKGAIIREEICKFLRQEHIKRDYLEVVTPHIAKIDLWQTSGHCEYYKDNMYFMEVEDNPYVLKPMNCPGHILIYKSQTRSYKELPIRYFELGTVYRYERSGVLHGLLRVRGFTQDDAHIFCRQDQLEEEICTVLNFASEMLKTFGFKEYDVYLSTKPEKYVGTPDIWEKATSALSVGLKKQGLNYAIDEGEGVFYGPKIDIKLKDALGRAWQGPTIQVDFNLPQRFNVTYVGSDGNEYQPVMIHRVVLGSLERFLGALLEHYAGALPTWLSPTQVMIMTIADRHISYAEKIKERLLEQGVRVKVDKRNEKIGFKIREAELLEKTPYMLIIGDKEIEIEKVSVRKRHTKESANLLVEEFVDNLIKEIKEKIY; encoded by the coding sequence TTGGCAAAGAACTAAAAATATTCGATATTTATGATGAAGTTGGACCAGGATTAATTTACTATCATCCAAAAGGAGCAATCATTCGCGAGGAAATATGTAAATTTTTACGCCAGGAACATATAAAAAGAGATTATTTAGAAGTAGTTACACCTCACATTGCTAAGATTGATTTATGGCAGACTTCAGGGCATTGTGAATATTATAAAGATAATATGTATTTTATGGAAGTTGAAGATAATCCTTATGTGCTTAAACCAATGAATTGCCCGGGCCATATTTTAATATATAAAAGCCAGACAAGAAGTTATAAAGAATTACCCATAAGATATTTTGAATTGGGCACAGTCTATCGATATGAACGAAGTGGGGTATTACATGGGTTACTGCGAGTGAGAGGATTTACGCAGGATGATGCTCATATCTTTTGTCGTCAGGACCAACTTGAAGAGGAGATATGCACTGTTTTAAACTTTGCCTCAGAGATGTTAAAGACCTTTGGATTTAAAGAATATGATGTCTATCTTTCTACCAAACCAGAAAAATATGTTGGAACTCCAGATATTTGGGAGAAAGCTACTTCTGCCTTGAGCGTCGGACTAAAAAAGCAAGGACTAAATTATGCCATTGATGAAGGGGAAGGAGTTTTTTATGGCCCCAAAATTGATATTAAACTCAAAGATGCACTTGGTAGAGCCTGGCAAGGTCCAACTATCCAGGTAGATTTTAATTTACCACAAAGATTTAATGTGACTTATGTAGGCAGTGATGGTAATGAATATCAGCCAGTAATGATTCATCGAGTAGTGTTGGGTAGTCTTGAGCGATTTTTAGGGGCGTTGCTCGAACATTATGCGGGCGCATTACCTACCTGGCTTTCTCCAACCCAGGTAATGATTATGACCATTGCCGACCGACATATTTCTTATGCAGAAAAGATTAAAGAACGATTATTAGAACAAGGGGTGCGGGTTAAAGTAGATAAAAGAAATGAAAAAATAGGATTTAAAATCCGTGAAGCAGAATTACTTGAGAAAACTCCATATATGTTAATCATTGGAGATAAAGAGATAGAAATAGAAAAGGTATCCGTTCGAAAAAGACATACGAAGGAGTCAGCAAATCTTTTAGTAGAAGAATTTGTAGATAATTTAATAAAAGAGATAAAAGAAAAAATCTATTGA
- a CDS encoding nitrilase-related carbon-nitrogen hydrolase, which translates to MGKDKQTGGSKKVVTVGLVQMTCTKDRKENLSKSIEFAQNLSSKGANIICFQEIFNLHWFPKNIDVSNFALAEEIPGEMTKVMGEVAKKEKIVLILPMFEKAEEGIYFNTAVVIDANGKILGKYRKNHIPHLPLWEERFYFTLGNLGYPVFKTKFATIGIQMCWDNFFPEGSRILGLKGAQIIFAPTACSFAFQAKWRKVLCANAIANNLFVARANRVGDEEGQKFHGGSIVIDPNGEIIAEAGEKDEILIADTDLDLIKETRNIWTFYANRRPETYKEVINPLP; encoded by the coding sequence ATGGGTAAAGATAAGCAAACAGGAGGGAGTAAAAAGGTGGTTACCGTTGGGTTGGTTCAAATGACCTGCACTAAGGACAGGAAAGAAAATCTATCTAAATCAATTGAGTTTGCTCAAAATCTTTCCTCAAAAGGAGCAAATATTATCTGTTTCCAGGAAATATTTAATCTTCATTGGTTTCCGAAAAATATTGATGTTTCAAACTTTGCATTAGCGGAAGAAATTCCAGGCGAGATGACTAAAGTAATGGGCGAAGTCGCCAAAAAAGAAAAAATAGTCCTGATTTTGCCAATGTTTGAAAAAGCGGAGGAAGGAATATATTTTAATACCGCGGTGGTAATAGATGCCAATGGAAAAATACTCGGTAAATATCGAAAAAATCACATTCCTCATCTACCACTGTGGGAAGAAAGATTTTATTTTACATTAGGGAACCTGGGTTATCCTGTGTTTAAAACAAAATTTGCAACAATTGGTATCCAGATGTGCTGGGATAATTTTTTTCCGGAGGGTAGTCGAATATTAGGGTTAAAAGGGGCACAAATTATATTTGCTCCCACTGCCTGTAGCTTTGCCTTCCAGGCAAAATGGCGAAAGGTATTATGTGCCAATGCGATTGCTAATAATCTTTTTGTAGCAAGGGCTAATCGAGTTGGTGATGAAGAGGGACAAAAATTTCACGGCGGCAGTATTGTTATCGACCCAAATGGTGAGATAATCGCCGAGGCAGGAGAAAAAGATGAGATATTAATCGCCGACACAGACCTGGATTTAATAAAAGAGACACGAAATATCTGGACATTCTATGCCAATCGCCGACCAGAAACCTATAAGGAAGTAATTAATCCGTTACCCTAA